The Catalinimonas alkaloidigena genomic sequence GAGAGCTCCTTAAGTTCCTGTTCGGTGGTAGCATTTTGTGCCAAGGACATTTGCGCACTCATGATGATGAATAATAGTCCGATCATTGATCTTTTCATTTTGATAATTGGTTATGTTGTGTTTATTTCTATTGATTTATTTTATTTGATACTTATTGGTCGGTCAGTGCTGACTCTGCCGATCGTACTCCTACCACTTCAATCCTGGAGAAGTCGTTCCTAAACTCTTCCAACTCATCCGCAGTGAACTTGATGTCAATGGCTCCCAGATCTTCCTCCAGGTGATGCAGCTTGGTAGTACCTGGTATAGGGACGATAAATGGCTTTTGTGCCAGCAGCCAGGCAAGTGAGATTTGGGCAGGTGTAGCTTCCTTTCGGACAGCCCAGGCTCGGGTTAAGTCCAAGAGTTTCATGTTCTCCTGCAGAGCTTCCGGGGTAAAATAAGGAACTTCGGAGTGCCGTGAATCCTCTGAAAACCTACTGTATTCATTGAACTTGTCAGCGAGAAACCCACGACAAACAGGGCCCCAGGGAACAAAACCTATGCCCAACGCTTCACAAGTGTCCAGGATTTGATTCTCAGGAACTCGTTCAACCAGTGAATACTGGCTCTGGAGTGCCGTAATGGGTTGTACAGCATGGGCTTTTCGCAAAGTCTTAGGAGAAAGCTCAGAGACCCCAAAATGGCGGGCTTTGCCCTCTTTGATCAACTCACTCACCGTCCCTGCCACGTCCTCAATGGGTACCTCAGGATCAATCCGGTGTAGATAGAGCAAATCAATATAATCCGTTTGAAGTCGTTTGAGCATACCATCTACGGCTTGTCGAATATGTTCCGGTTTACTGTTTCGTCCAGTAGGCTGAGTATTCTCAAACTGGAATCCGAACTTAGTGGAAACAACCACCTGGTCACGAACGGGCTTAAGCGCTTCCCCAACAACCTCTTCATTGGTAAAAGGTCCATAATACTCAGCTGTATCAAAGAGAGTGACACCCCGATCTACCGCCCCACGGACTACCTTTACCATCTCTTTTTTAGGTCTGGGCGGGTTGTAATGGCCACTGGTCATGCTCATGCATCCTAAGCCGATAGGTGAGACTTCCAAAGAGCCGAGCATACGTTTCTCAGCAGAAGGGCTATTCACCGTCTTATTATTATTTGATTTTGCACTTGTCCATGCTGAAGACCCAGTAGTTAAACCGGCTCCGATCAGGGCTGAGCGGCTCAGGAAAGTACGTCGATTAACCCATTGAGTATCCTGGGCATGCAAACCTGAAGTATTTTTGTCCTTATTCATTTCAAAATTAAATTAACGTCCCACCATTTTTTGCATCTGTTCAGGATAGCGAGCCCCTTGTACTTTAACCTTTGCCATGACCTCATTGATTTCTTTGAGCTCATCAGCACTAAGCTTAATGTCTGCTGAGCCAACATTTTCTTCCAATCGGTGCAATTTTGTTGTACCCGGAATAGGAACGATCCACGGCTTTTGGGCAAGAAGCCAGGCCAAAGCGATTTGTGCTGAAGAGGCCTCCTTTTGTTTTGCTATCTTGCCCAGCAAATCAACCAAGGCCTGGTTAGCCTTGCGGTTCTCTTCAGAAAAGCGGGGTACAATGTTGCGAAAATCCTTGTCGTCAAACTTAGTATCTTCGTTGATCTTACCGGTCAAAAAACCTTTACCCAATGGACTGAAAGGCACCAAACCAATACCCAATTCTTCAAGGGTTGGTAGTATTTCCTGTTCAGGCTCTCGCCACCAGAGGGAGTACTCGCTTTGCAGGGCAGTTACGGGTTGAATAGCATGGGCTTTACGAATGGTTTGAACACCTGCCTCTGATAGGCCAAAATGCTTCACTTTTCCCTCCCGAATCAACTCCTTCACGGTGCCGGCTACCTCTTCTATGGGCACATTGGGATCTACCCGATGCTGATAAAACAAGTCGATCACATCGGTTCTCAAACGTTTCAGCGATGCTTCGGCCATGGCTCTTATGGTTGCAGGACGGCTATCCAGGCCTAGGGCTGTTTTACCTTCTTTAAAGCCGAATTTAGTAGCAATCACTACTTCGCTGCGAAATGGTGATAAAGCTTCACCCAGTAATTCCTCGTTGGCAAACGGACCATAGGCTTCTGCGGTATCAAAGAAGGTGATACCAAGTTCATAAGCTCTTCGGATGAGCCTGATCGCATCTTGCTTGTCTGTTGCAGGACCATATCCAAAGCTTAGCCCCATGCAGCCCAGGCCAAGGGCTGATACTTCCAGGTTGTCCTTTCCTAACATTCGCTTTTGCATAACTTTCTTTTTATGCAAAGGTCTTAATATTAAATCAGCTAAATGGTATACAGATTACGGGTAGTTCTACCAATATTACTGATTTGGAGATGCTCATCCACGAAGAAGTGAATGAGATAGCGCTTTTCTGCTATCATCAATATCTTCTTACTTCAATTGCGCTTTGAGAAAACTGATGACTTTATTTCTAATCTCATCGGTATCGAACATTTCTCCGAAATGCGGGGCATCTTTTACAATGATAAGTTCATTCTCTACACCTTGCGTTGTCAACCATGCACTCAACAATTGGGAATGCCTGGGAGAGACCAGATCATCTTTTTCGCCATGAATGATCAAAAATGGCGGGTCATTTTTGTCAACATAAGTCACCGGACTGGCCGCTTTGGCAAGATCGGGACGTGCCAGCGGGGCGGCTCCTATCAACTGACCTTCGGGGGATTTGGCGTTATCAGCACCGGGAAACAATATCAATTCCGCCGGACCATAAAAATCCACTACGGCTTTGAAACTGAATGATTTACTTGTTCCAGTCATATAAAAAGAGTTGACATTGTCATTGTTAGATAAACCCTGTAAGGAAGCCAGATGTCCGCCAGCGGAAAAACCCATCAGGGCAAATCGGTTGGTGTCGAAGCCATATTTGTCAGCATGATCATACAAAAAGGATACGGCACGATTGCTGTCCTGGATCTGGGCAGGAAAAACGGCCTGGGTGCTAAACCGATAGTCAATAGAAGCCAGGGCAAAACCGCTGCTGACGATTTCCGCCACGGTCTTTTTCATATAACCGATATCGGCATACTTGTCATTGCTCAACCACCCACCACCATGTACAAAAATCACCAGGGGAAGTTTCCCTGTCGCGTTTGCAGGTAAATAAATATCCAATAAGTGTTTTTGCAGGCTATCGTCGTTATAAGGGATGTTACCGTGCAAAACAGTACCCTGAGGAAAAATATCCATCACCGGGTTGGTTTGAGAAAAACCACAAGTGACAGCGATAAAAAAGGGCAGGAAAAATAGAATAGTAATTTTTTTCATAGGGAATCTCATATACTTCATGTAAAGCTCTTAGCATTTTTTAAGCTAAATGGTATACAAATTACTGATATATCTACCATTATTACTGATTTGGAGATGTTCATCTGTTAAGAAATGAATAAATCCTTAATTTAGGATGAGTTAAAACATCAATAATATGGAACTGCGACGTTTTGAGACCATAAACGACTACAACGTATTCAATAACAATGAAACGCTCCACCCACTGGTGAGTGTGGTGGATATTTCAAAGGCAAGTCCGAGACAAGCCTCCAATATGTATTTTGGTTTTTATACCATCTTTTTAAAACAAGTGAACTGCGGCGATCTGCGCTATGGCCGACATACCTATGATTACCAGGAAGGTACATTGGTATTCATTGCTCCCGGACAGCTCATTACTGTTGAAAACAAGGGAGAGACCTATCAACCAAAAGGTACAGCCCTGATCTTTCATCCGGATCTAATCCATGGCACTTCCCTTGGTCGGCATATGCAAGACTACACCTTCTTTGGCTACCAATCCAACGAAGCACTTCATGTATCCGAACGTGAAAGAAAAATTGTGCTGGATTGTTTTTCCAAGATTGAATATGAGTTAGACCATGCCATAGATAAGCACAGCAAAAAACTTATTGTAGATAACATTGAGTTGTTTTTGAACTATTGCGTCCGTTTTTATGAACGGCAATTTATTACGCGTGACAATGTTCATACGGGCATTTTGGAAGGGTTTGAGAATTTGCTGAACGACTATTTTCAAACAGACAAAGCACAGAGGCTTGGCTTGCCTTCCGTAGCCTGGTGTGCCAGCGAATTGAACTTATCACCCAACTACTTTGGTGATCTGGTGAAAAAAGAAACCGGCCAATCAGCCCAGGATTACATTCAAGCTAAGGTGATTGAGGTAGCCAAAGAAAAAATATTTGGCCCCAACAAAACAGTCAATGAGATTGCTTACGAATTAGGCTTTAAATATCCGCAGCACTTTAGCCGTTTCTTTAAAGACCGGGTAGGACAGTCTCCCAACAAATACCGTATGCTCCATGATAATTGATTGCCCATTCATATTTACAGTTCTGTGAGTGGATAGAGCTCTAACATATTGCATGTATCGACGCTTGCTTACCTGACTGGCAAGCGCTGTATCCTGGAGTAGTAGATAATTAATTTCAGTTCCTTATTCAGGGATGGACGTTTGAAGATTACCTAAGAAAGTTTATATGAAAGAGATCAAGGCCATCTGCGAAACATATAAAAAAGTAGATTTTAGTAAACAAAAGGCTGTGCTTGCTACTGTTGTGCGGGTAAGGGGGTCATCTTATCGTAGTCCGGGAGCACGCATGCTGATTACTGATGATGGCCGATGGACAGGTTCCATCAGCGGTGGTTGCCTGGAAGGTGATGCCTTGCGAAAAGCCCGCAAAGTGATGGCAGATAAACAAGCGATTACAGTTACCTATGATACCCGGGATGATGATAATAGCATTTTTAAAATTAATCTGGGCTGTAATGGAGTGATAGATGTCTTATTTGAGGTCATTGACCCAGCTGATGAATATAATCCCATATTTCTTTTTGAGCGAATCCTGCATGAGAATGAAGTGGCTTCATTAGCAACTGTTTTTTCCGGTAAGCCAGAAGTACTTGGAAAAAAAATATTACTGCAAAAATCCTTATTCAATCCACAAAACTTTAATCATCAAGGTTTTTCTAAGATGATTGAAAAGGATCTGTGGAAATCTATGGAAAATAAGCGATCTATTGCTGAAAAATATGAGATTGGGGGAGAAGCCTGTGAGGTGT encodes the following:
- a CDS encoding helix-turn-helix domain-containing protein, with the protein product MELRRFETINDYNVFNNNETLHPLVSVVDISKASPRQASNMYFGFYTIFLKQVNCGDLRYGRHTYDYQEGTLVFIAPGQLITVENKGETYQPKGTALIFHPDLIHGTSLGRHMQDYTFFGYQSNEALHVSERERKIVLDCFSKIEYELDHAIDKHSKKLIVDNIELFLNYCVRFYERQFITRDNVHTGILEGFENLLNDYFQTDKAQRLGLPSVAWCASELNLSPNYFGDLVKKETGQSAQDYIQAKVIEVAKEKIFGPNKTVNEIAYELGFKYPQHFSRFFKDRVGQSPNKYRMLHDN
- a CDS encoding aldo/keto reductase, which translates into the protein MQKRMLGKDNLEVSALGLGCMGLSFGYGPATDKQDAIRLIRRAYELGITFFDTAEAYGPFANEELLGEALSPFRSEVVIATKFGFKEGKTALGLDSRPATIRAMAEASLKRLRTDVIDLFYQHRVDPNVPIEEVAGTVKELIREGKVKHFGLSEAGVQTIRKAHAIQPVTALQSEYSLWWREPEQEILPTLEELGIGLVPFSPLGKGFLTGKINEDTKFDDKDFRNIVPRFSEENRKANQALVDLLGKIAKQKEASSAQIALAWLLAQKPWIVPIPGTTKLHRLEENVGSADIKLSADELKEINEVMAKVKVQGARYPEQMQKMVGR
- a CDS encoding alpha/beta hydrolase, giving the protein MKKITILFFLPFFIAVTCGFSQTNPVMDIFPQGTVLHGNIPYNDDSLQKHLLDIYLPANATGKLPLVIFVHGGGWLSNDKYADIGYMKKTVAEIVSSGFALASIDYRFSTQAVFPAQIQDSNRAVSFLYDHADKYGFDTNRFALMGFSAGGHLASLQGLSNNDNVNSFYMTGTSKSFSFKAVVDFYGPAELILFPGADNAKSPEGQLIGAAPLARPDLAKAASPVTYVDKNDPPFLIIHGEKDDLVSPRHSQLLSAWLTTQGVENELIIVKDAPHFGEMFDTDEIRNKVISFLKAQLK
- a CDS encoding aldo/keto reductase, which codes for MNKDKNTSGLHAQDTQWVNRRTFLSRSALIGAGLTTGSSAWTSAKSNNNKTVNSPSAEKRMLGSLEVSPIGLGCMSMTSGHYNPPRPKKEMVKVVRGAVDRGVTLFDTAEYYGPFTNEEVVGEALKPVRDQVVVSTKFGFQFENTQPTGRNSKPEHIRQAVDGMLKRLQTDYIDLLYLHRIDPEVPIEDVAGTVSELIKEGKARHFGVSELSPKTLRKAHAVQPITALQSQYSLVERVPENQILDTCEALGIGFVPWGPVCRGFLADKFNEYSRFSEDSRHSEVPYFTPEALQENMKLLDLTRAWAVRKEATPAQISLAWLLAQKPFIVPIPGTTKLHHLEEDLGAIDIKFTADELEEFRNDFSRIEVVGVRSAESALTDQ
- a CDS encoding XdhC family protein; translated protein: MKEIKAICETYKKVDFSKQKAVLATVVRVRGSSYRSPGARMLITDDGRWTGSISGGCLEGDALRKARKVMADKQAITVTYDTRDDDNSIFKINLGCNGVIDVLFEVIDPADEYNPIFLFERILHENEVASLATVFSGKPEVLGKKILLQKSLFNPQNFNHQGFSKMIEKDLWKSMENKRSIAEKYEIGGEACEVFIELIQPPIQLMIFGGGFDARPLSEMGKKLGWSVTVTDECVAHIAPLFFPDADNLSLCNREFIDRDFQISSNTACVLMSHNYEYDRDVLKKILPSETPYIGILGPRKRFDKILMDFADQNIELSEKDWERIH